A region of Planktomarina temperata RCA23 DNA encodes the following proteins:
- a CDS encoding LLM class flavin-dependent oxidoreductase has protein sequence MTVVPITSADLKAAEVSWFSALCSDDYQYLGVPDGALRSSWAHCSKIVQQSEVNGFRNILCPSSYQVGQDTLSFVAGCAPLTEKINMLAAIRCGEMQPIMLARTVSTLDHMLKGRLTLNVISSDFPGQKEPSPYRYQRSREVVQILKQAWTADEINFSGEIYNFQGVSTEPARPYQQNGGPLLYFGGYSPDAVELCAEHCDVYLMWPETKEDLSQRMQAVHARAATYGRTLDYGLRVHMIVRDTEQEAREFAQELVSKLDDETGSAIRDRALDSGSYGVSRQARNRDLADMDGFIEPHLWTGVGRARSGCGAALVGSADQILSELEAYQKMGMRSFIFSGYPHLEECDYVGKLVLPHMATCSLPHEYGRVPHETPATPLGNGPRV, from the coding sequence ATGACCGTCGTTCCAATTACCTCCGCTGATTTGAAAGCGGCCGAAGTCTCTTGGTTTTCGGCCCTCTGCTCGGATGACTACCAATACCTTGGCGTGCCCGATGGCGCATTGCGCTCCTCTTGGGCGCATTGCAGCAAAATTGTGCAGCAATCAGAGGTCAATGGCTTTCGCAATATCCTATGCCCTTCCTCCTATCAGGTCGGGCAAGACACTTTGTCTTTCGTTGCCGGATGCGCCCCGTTGACCGAGAAAATCAATATGCTGGCTGCCATTCGCTGCGGTGAGATGCAGCCGATCATGTTGGCGCGAACGGTCTCGACATTGGATCACATGCTCAAAGGGCGTTTGACCTTGAATGTGATTTCATCCGATTTTCCAGGCCAAAAAGAGCCGAGCCCCTATCGCTATCAAAGATCGCGTGAAGTGGTGCAGATCCTCAAGCAAGCCTGGACGGCCGATGAGATAAATTTTTCAGGAGAGATTTATAACTTCCAAGGGGTTAGTACGGAGCCGGCCCGTCCCTATCAACAAAACGGTGGCCCGCTGCTTTATTTTGGCGGCTATTCTCCCGATGCGGTCGAGCTTTGCGCCGAACATTGTGATGTCTATCTCATGTGGCCGGAGACCAAGGAAGATTTGAGCCAAAGGATGCAGGCGGTACATGCACGGGCGGCCACCTATGGTCGCACTTTGGATTATGGGCTGCGTGTGCATATGATTGTGCGCGATACGGAGCAAGAAGCGCGCGAGTTTGCGCAAGAATTGGTCTCGAAGCTCGATGATGAAACCGGCAGCGCGATCCGCGACCGGGCCCTGGATAGCGGATCTTATGGGGTTTCGCGGCAAGCGCGGAATCGTGATTTGGCTGATATGGATGGGTTTATCGAGCCGCATCTGTGGACCGGGGTGGGCCGCGCCCGCTCTGGCTGTGGCGCGGCCCTTGTGGGATCTGCCGATCAAATTTTGTCAGAGCTTGAGGCCTACCAAAAGATGGGCATGCGCTCATTTATTTTTTCTGGCTATCCGCATTTGGAAGAATGTGACTACGTAGGCAAGCTGGTCTTGCCGCATATGGCAACATGTTCTTTGCCGCATGAGTATGGGCGCGTGCCCCATGAGACCCCTGCAACCCCACTTGGAAATGGACCCCGCGTGTAA
- a CDS encoding ABC transporter substrate-binding protein, with product MSFSNKFLSGAAVAALSMSFAGMAQADACDTPSKLGDLGNFAGEVITIAGSMEGKDEEMLLNTVSCFEKATGAVVQYSGSRDFAALVVADLRSNNAPNIAIFPQPGLAADMAKEGHLVPLGDELASWMSDNYGAGSSWVDLGTYADANGKEDFYGFAFKMDLKSLVWYSPEQFEDNGYEIPSTMEELIALSDQMVADGNTPWCIGVESGNATGWTATDWMEDLMLRTTSPENYDRWVSNDLPFNSPEVLNAMEVYGQFSRNDDYVAGGASSVATTFFGDAPKGLFSSPASCLMHRQASFIPAFFPKKGEEVANGEADFFYFPPYASANLGNPVLGAGTLWTMAKDSPATRAFFQYMTEASAHEAWMSQGTFLTAHKGANLDAYATPALRKQGEILSNATTFRFDASDLMPGAIGAGAFWSEMTAFANGQDAKTTGDNIQAAWDAIK from the coding sequence ATGTCTTTTTCGAATAAATTTTTGAGCGGGGCTGCTGTGGCGGCTTTGTCCATGTCTTTCGCCGGAATGGCGCAAGCGGATGCCTGTGATACGCCCTCTAAACTCGGCGATCTTGGCAATTTTGCGGGTGAGGTTATCACCATTGCTGGCTCTATGGAGGGCAAAGACGAAGAAATGCTGCTGAACACCGTGAGCTGCTTTGAAAAAGCAACTGGCGCTGTCGTGCAATACTCCGGTTCACGTGATTTTGCCGCTTTGGTGGTTGCAGATTTGCGCTCCAACAACGCGCCAAATATTGCGATTTTCCCGCAGCCTGGTCTGGCCGCGGATATGGCCAAAGAAGGCCACTTGGTGCCACTTGGTGACGAATTGGCCAGCTGGATGTCTGACAACTACGGTGCGGGGTCTTCATGGGTTGATCTGGGCACATATGCCGATGCCAATGGCAAAGAAGACTTCTACGGTTTCGCCTTCAAAATGGATCTGAAATCCTTGGTTTGGTATTCTCCAGAGCAGTTTGAAGACAATGGCTATGAAATCCCATCCACAATGGAAGAGCTGATTGCTCTGTCCGATCAAATGGTGGCCGATGGCAATACGCCTTGGTGTATTGGTGTGGAATCGGGCAATGCGACGGGCTGGACGGCGACCGATTGGATGGAAGATCTGATGCTGCGCACAACCTCGCCAGAAAACTATGACCGCTGGGTCTCCAATGATCTGCCGTTTAACAGCCCTGAAGTGCTGAATGCGATGGAAGTTTATGGCCAGTTCTCACGCAATGACGATTATGTTGCCGGTGGGGCCTCCTCAGTTGCGACAACCTTCTTCGGTGACGCGCCAAAAGGTCTGTTCTCCTCGCCTGCCAGCTGCTTGATGCACCGTCAGGCATCTTTCATCCCAGCCTTCTTCCCGAAGAAAGGCGAAGAAGTGGCGAATGGCGAAGCAGATTTCTTCTACTTCCCACCCTACGCTTCAGCAAATCTTGGCAACCCAGTTTTGGGCGCCGGTACGCTTTGGACCATGGCAAAAGACTCCCCCGCGACACGGGCGTTCTTCCAATACATGACCGAAGCATCCGCACATGAAGCTTGGATGTCACAAGGTACATTTTTGACCGCGCATAAAGGTGCAAATTTGGATGCCTATGCGACACCTGCTTTGCGCAAACAGGGTGAGATCCTTTCCAACGCCACGACATTCCGGTTCGACGCTTCGGACCTGATGCCAGGGGCGATTGGCGCAGGTGCCTTCTGGTCAGAGATGACCGCTTTTGCAAACGGCCAGGATGCTAAAACCACAGGTGACAACATCCAAGCCGCATGGGACGCCATCAAATAA
- a CDS encoding carbohydrate ABC transporter permease: protein MTTPLDDAMANLGLWMHAQWQWSFPEFDTQERFAKMGFALRSVVIAVGISFFYFGITNWLNASLARVRCKNSLGRQSNIVEAIQPWIFVGPTLVLLLLFLLVPALSTLSLSFQEYDGTPSVRNYAFLWDPDSLGYLQFRLAMRNSLMWLILVPSTCIIFGLLIAVLADSVSWGVVAKTFIFVPLAISFVGAAVIWRNIFAGGGIEPLETLNGMTPSYQIGLLKSLLGHTAEYNEPLYSLKFWGNFFLMWILVWVQTGFAMVIFSAALRGVPEDTIEAAKIDGANPFQMFFRVKLPQIYSTVLVVWTTLVVLVLKVFDIPYALSANDDDKLLLATMMENARNNWSIGGDNVDNLYASIAVMLMLTVVPNMVFNGWRIRREQKELGN, encoded by the coding sequence GTGACCACGCCATTAGACGATGCAATGGCAAACTTGGGTCTTTGGATGCATGCGCAATGGCAGTGGTCTTTTCCCGAATTTGACACGCAAGAGCGGTTTGCAAAAATGGGATTTGCCTTGAGATCCGTTGTGATTGCGGTGGGGATTTCTTTCTTTTATTTCGGGATCACCAATTGGCTGAACGCCAGTTTGGCGCGGGTGCGCTGCAAAAACTCTCTTGGCCGCCAATCCAATATCGTTGAAGCGATACAGCCTTGGATTTTCGTGGGCCCGACTTTGGTCTTGCTGCTCTTGTTCTTGCTGGTGCCGGCTTTGTCCACACTGTCATTGTCGTTTCAAGAGTATGACGGCACGCCCTCGGTGCGCAACTATGCCTTCCTTTGGGATCCTGACTCCTTGGGCTATTTGCAATTTCGTCTGGCGATGCGCAACAGTCTAATGTGGCTTATTCTTGTTCCCTCAACCTGCATCATCTTCGGGCTTTTGATCGCTGTTTTGGCCGATTCTGTTTCTTGGGGCGTGGTGGCGAAAACCTTTATCTTTGTGCCTTTGGCGATTTCCTTTGTTGGGGCCGCGGTGATCTGGCGCAATATATTTGCCGGTGGCGGGATCGAGCCGTTGGAGACACTCAACGGCATGACGCCCTCCTATCAAATCGGACTGCTTAAATCCTTACTCGGCCATACAGCAGAATATAACGAGCCGCTTTACAGTCTGAAATTTTGGGGCAATTTCTTTTTGATGTGGATCTTGGTTTGGGTTCAAACCGGCTTTGCTATGGTGATTTTCTCGGCGGCGCTGCGCGGCGTTCCAGAGGACACGATTGAAGCGGCGAAGATTGATGGGGCCAATCCCTTTCAGATGTTCTTTCGCGTGAAGCTGCCGCAAATCTATTCCACTGTTTTGGTGGTTTGGACGACATTGGTGGTGTTGGTGCTCAAAGTCTTCGATATCCCTTATGCGCTGTCCGCCAATGATGACGATAAATTGCTGCTGGCAACCATGATGGAAAACGCCCGTAACAACTGGTCGATTGGAGGTGACAATGTGGACAATCTTTATGCCTCTATCGCGGTGATGCTGATGCTGACAGTTGTACCTAATATGGTTTTCAATGGCTGGCGCATTCGGCGCGAACAAAAAGAGCTTGGGAATTAA
- a CDS encoding Gfo/Idh/MocA family protein, whose product MTLRYGLIGCGMMGQEHIRNIELLDDTQITVVFEPDAQMRAQAAKALPNATMVDSLDALLAFEALDCLVIVSPNHCHMAQLQQIAALRALPILCEKPLFTDPADLAQATAFAQSYPAPVWVAMEYRYMPPVAALIEQAEEVTGGIKMLTIREHRFPFLPKVGDWNRFNHNSGGTLVEKCCHFFDLMRLILKSDPIRVMASAGQEVNHLDEVYAGHRSDIWDCGYVIVDFASGARAMLELSMFAEGSEYQEEIHAVGPKGKIACNVPGPARFWPTHMPSPPVPHVVISPRSPMGPRRIDTPVPKALLAAGDHNGSTFYQHQKFQQVVLQGAAPEVSLTDGIWAVRMGQAAQVSALENRVVEL is encoded by the coding sequence ATGACACTACGCTATGGATTAATTGGCTGCGGCATGATGGGCCAGGAGCATATTCGCAATATTGAGCTGTTAGACGACACGCAGATCACCGTTGTCTTTGAACCAGACGCCCAGATGCGCGCACAGGCCGCGAAGGCTTTGCCGAATGCCACAATGGTTGACAGTCTGGACGCGCTCTTAGCCTTCGAAGCTCTAGATTGCTTGGTCATTGTCAGCCCCAATCACTGCCATATGGCACAGCTTCAACAGATCGCGGCCCTGCGGGCCTTGCCGATCCTCTGCGAAAAGCCGCTCTTCACAGATCCTGCCGATTTGGCGCAGGCTACGGCCTTCGCCCAATCTTACCCCGCCCCGGTTTGGGTTGCGATGGAATATCGCTATATGCCGCCTGTTGCGGCGTTGATTGAGCAAGCCGAGGAGGTCACCGGCGGGATTAAAATGCTCACCATACGCGAGCATCGCTTTCCGTTTCTGCCAAAAGTTGGAGATTGGAACCGCTTCAATCATAATTCCGGCGGAACATTGGTTGAAAAATGCTGCCATTTCTTTGATCTCATGCGGCTGATTTTAAAATCTGACCCAATACGGGTGATGGCCAGCGCGGGTCAGGAAGTGAATCACCTCGATGAGGTCTATGCGGGACATCGCTCAGACATCTGGGACTGCGGCTATGTCATCGTTGACTTCGCCAGCGGTGCCCGCGCCATGTTAGAGTTGAGCATGTTCGCTGAAGGCTCAGAATATCAGGAAGAAATTCACGCCGTCGGGCCCAAAGGAAAGATTGCCTGCAATGTGCCCGGCCCGGCGCGTTTTTGGCCGACTCATATGCCATCCCCGCCGGTCCCTCATGTTGTGATCAGCCCGCGCAGTCCGATGGGCCCACGCCGGATCGACACCCCAGTGCCCAAAGCGCTCCTCGCCGCCGGTGACCACAATGGCTCAACCTTTTATCAACATCAAAAATTTCAACAGGTTGTCTTGCAGGGCGCGGCGCCAGAGGTCAGCCTCACCGATGGGATTTGGGCCGTGCGCATGGGTCAGGCGGCCCAAGTTTCGGCGCTGGAAAACCGGGTGGTGGAGCTTTAA
- a CDS encoding alpha-amylase family glycosyl hydrolase codes for MTELKWWETAVIYQIYPRSFQDSNSDGIGDLPGITTRLEYIANLGVDAIWISPFYPSPQKDFGYDVSDYCDINPEYGNLADFDALIAKAHGLGLKVMIDIVPGHCSDRHIWFEESRQSRDNPKADWFHWADPLADGSAPTNWLSFFGGRAWTWEPRRQQYYLHNFLPSQPNLNHANPNVIEAFRQIARFWFDRGVDGFRMDAVHTVNADTAPYRDNLPKPNFKLGSLPQEQQPFFRQLHDSAQLNQPAIQNFIEAFRKVADEYDGDRFLMGELHGDDPVLASETFTAPGRLHATYNFNLLEWAGLDVAGLEKAISTAIEAFNGTGRLTFAFSNHDVPRSATRQLAPLGLGEEQQEALQLLLLKLETSLIGSACVYQGEELALSDVQDIPLDQMQDPWGIEFAPVFLGRDTCRTPMVWRRSDNQWGGFSDAASTWLPVAEPHLARAGLDEAERPGSVYCQFSEFLAWRKKQPAMMRANNMTLVASGPKELVFDRMSETQNLRCRFDFETLTASIAEI; via the coding sequence ATGACTGAACTTAAATGGTGGGAAACCGCCGTTATTTACCAAATCTATCCACGATCTTTTCAGGATTCCAATTCTGACGGGATTGGCGATTTGCCGGGGATTACCACGCGGCTTGAGTATATCGCCAATCTCGGGGTTGATGCGATTTGGATCAGCCCATTCTACCCCTCACCGCAGAAGGATTTCGGCTATGACGTCTCCGATTACTGCGATATCAATCCTGAATACGGCAATTTGGCGGATTTTGATGCCTTGATTGCCAAGGCGCATGGGCTTGGCCTTAAGGTGATGATTGATATCGTGCCGGGTCATTGTTCCGATCGACATATTTGGTTTGAAGAAAGCCGGCAGTCGCGCGACAATCCGAAAGCGGATTGGTTTCACTGGGCCGATCCATTGGCGGACGGCTCGGCACCGACCAATTGGCTGTCCTTCTTTGGCGGTCGGGCGTGGACATGGGAGCCGCGGCGCCAGCAGTATTATTTACATAATTTTCTGCCAAGCCAGCCCAATCTCAATCACGCCAATCCGAACGTCATTGAAGCCTTTCGACAGATTGCCCGTTTTTGGTTCGATCGCGGTGTCGATGGGTTTCGAATGGATGCGGTGCATACGGTCAATGCCGATACTGCGCCTTATCGTGACAACCTGCCGAAACCAAATTTTAAGCTGGGCAGCCTGCCGCAAGAGCAGCAACCCTTCTTCCGGCAATTGCATGACAGTGCGCAGCTCAATCAACCTGCCATTCAAAACTTCATTGAAGCCTTTCGCAAAGTTGCGGATGAATATGATGGAGATCGCTTCTTAATGGGTGAATTGCACGGCGATGATCCGGTTTTGGCCAGTGAGACTTTCACAGCACCCGGGCGTCTGCATGCGACCTATAACTTTAACCTCCTCGAATGGGCCGGGCTTGATGTGGCTGGGCTGGAGAAGGCGATTTCAACGGCGATTGAGGCGTTTAATGGGACCGGGCGTCTCACTTTCGCCTTTTCCAATCACGACGTGCCGCGCTCCGCCACGCGCCAATTGGCGCCTTTGGGTCTTGGGGAAGAGCAGCAAGAGGCGTTGCAGTTGCTCTTGCTGAAATTGGAAACCAGTCTGATTGGCTCGGCCTGTGTCTACCAAGGTGAGGAATTGGCCCTCAGCGATGTGCAAGACATTCCACTCGATCAAATGCAAGATCCTTGGGGGATTGAATTTGCGCCCGTCTTCCTCGGTCGTGACACCTGCCGCACACCCATGGTTTGGCGCAGGTCTGACAATCAATGGGGTGGGTTTTCGGATGCGGCCAGCACTTGGTTGCCCGTAGCAGAGCCCCATCTGGCGCGCGCCGGCCTCGATGAGGCGGAGCGCCCCGGCTCAGTCTATTGCCAATTTTCCGAGTTTTTGGCTTGGCGCAAGAAACAGCCCGCCATGATGCGTGCCAATAATATGACGTTAGTGGCCAGCGGGCCGAAAGAACTTGTCTTTGATCGCATGTCAGAGACGCAAAATCTAAGATGTCGCTTTGATTTTGAAACATTAACAGCATCCATCGCGGAGATTTAA
- a CDS encoding aldo/keto reductase — MERISLTETVALSRLIYGMWRLADDSDTSPRHVQAKIEACLAQGITTMDQADIYGGYEAEEVFGNALRAAPHLRDQIEIVTKCDILVGAGRYSSTRVKHYDTSAAHIAASIDHSLRLMGTEKIDLLLVHRPDPMMDHHETGAALDAAVASGKVACVGVSNFKRHDWTLLQSAMKTPLVTNQIEMSVLENSAFTNGDLAFLQEFGVPPMAWSPLAGGALFQGQNPKLLTLLQEIGAGDVAAAAVAWLLAHPARILPVFGTNNLARIAKLDAARAITFDRELWFEVFEAANGQEVP, encoded by the coding sequence ATGGAACGAATTTCACTGACTGAGACTGTGGCCCTGAGCCGTTTGATTTATGGCATGTGGCGCCTGGCAGATGACAGCGACACCAGCCCGCGCCATGTGCAGGCGAAAATCGAGGCCTGTTTGGCACAGGGCATCACGACGATGGATCAAGCGGATATCTATGGCGGCTATGAGGCCGAAGAGGTGTTCGGCAACGCTCTGCGCGCCGCGCCGCATCTGCGCGATCAAATCGAAATCGTGACCAAATGCGATATTCTTGTTGGGGCCGGGCGCTATTCCAGCACGCGGGTGAAACATTATGATACGTCAGCGGCGCATATTGCCGCCTCGATTGATCACTCCTTGCGCCTTATGGGGACAGAAAAGATTGATCTTTTGTTGGTCCACCGGCCTGACCCGATGATGGATCATCACGAGACAGGGGCGGCTCTGGACGCGGCGGTGGCCTCTGGAAAGGTGGCTTGCGTTGGCGTGTCCAACTTTAAGCGCCATGACTGGACCTTACTACAATCAGCGATGAAAACGCCTTTGGTCACCAATCAGATTGAAATGAGCGTTTTGGAAAATAGCGCATTTACCAATGGCGATTTGGCCTTTTTACAGGAATTTGGCGTGCCGCCCATGGCTTGGTCGCCGCTGGCAGGCGGAGCATTGTTCCAGGGCCAGAACCCTAAGCTTTTGACCCTGCTGCAAGAGATCGGCGCCGGTGATGTGGCCGCGGCCGCAGTGGCCTGGTTGCTGGCGCATCCCGCGCGCATCCTGCCGGTGTTTGGCACCAATAACCTCGCGCGCATCGCCAAATTAGACGCCGCCCGTGCCATTACATTTGACCGTGAGCTTTGGTTTGAGGTGTTTGAAGCGGCCAATGGCCAAGAGGTGCCATAG
- a CDS encoding LacI family DNA-binding transcriptional regulator, giving the protein MTNSTNLKSLSQELGMSQTTVSRALNGFPEVSEKTRQLVLKAAAKRNYKPNVRARRLATGKSMTIGHLVSVSKEHEMVNPIFADFIAGASARYAQSGYDLLLSLVPDEDEFTSYKELAARSAVDGVVVHAPRVDEKRIAQLNNLNLPFVVHGRSSNTVEKYNWVDVNNERSFFRATQLLIELGHTTIGLINGLADMDFAMRRAQGYRRALKENNIELADAYLTHGEMTEPNGHKNALALLDLPTPPTAFVTSSIIMANGIRRALDDRELKLGRDVSVITHDDDLSYFRDAAAVPVYTATRSSVREAGRLSADLLLKAIADPGRDPEGILLDAELILGSSTKPPRRR; this is encoded by the coding sequence TTGACGAATTCTACAAATCTCAAATCTCTGTCCCAAGAGCTTGGCATGTCGCAGACCACGGTGAGTCGCGCGCTAAATGGCTTCCCCGAGGTCAGCGAAAAAACCCGCCAACTGGTCCTTAAGGCCGCGGCAAAACGTAATTACAAACCCAACGTCCGGGCCCGGCGCTTGGCGACGGGGAAATCGATGACAATCGGGCATTTGGTCTCCGTTTCCAAAGAACATGAAATGGTCAACCCGATCTTTGCCGATTTCATCGCCGGTGCCAGCGCACGCTATGCGCAAAGCGGCTATGATTTGCTGCTGTCACTGGTGCCAGATGAAGATGAATTTACCAGCTACAAGGAATTGGCCGCGCGCTCGGCGGTGGATGGCGTGGTGGTTCATGCGCCGCGCGTCGACGAGAAGCGCATCGCCCAGCTCAACAATCTCAATCTGCCCTTTGTTGTGCATGGGCGCTCAAGCAATACAGTTGAGAAATACAATTGGGTGGACGTCAACAATGAGCGATCCTTTTTTCGCGCGACGCAATTGTTGATAGAATTGGGCCATACCACCATCGGATTGATCAACGGCTTGGCAGATATGGATTTTGCCATGCGCCGGGCACAGGGCTATCGGCGTGCGCTCAAAGAAAACAACATCGAACTGGCCGACGCCTATCTAACACATGGCGAAATGACCGAGCCAAATGGCCACAAAAACGCCCTTGCGCTCCTAGATTTGCCCACCCCCCCGACGGCCTTCGTCACCTCATCGATCATTATGGCAAATGGTATCCGGCGCGCGCTCGACGACCGGGAGTTGAAACTCGGACGTGATGTTTCAGTGATCACCCATGATGATGACTTGTCATATTTTCGTGATGCCGCTGCGGTGCCGGTCTATACCGCGACCCGCTCTTCGGTGCGTGAAGCCGGTCGTCTCAGCGCGGATCTCTTGCTGAAAGCCATTGCTGACCCCGGTCGAGACCCCGAAGGTATCTTGCTGGATGCTGAGTTAATTCTCGGCTCCTCGACAAAACCACCGCGCAGGCGGTAG
- a CDS encoding UTRA domain-containing protein, whose amino-acid sequence MANPTPSPGALPTYVQISEAIARRITAGQWLDGERLPPERTMAAEFGVAVGTLRKALSRLQGQQLIRSKHGSGNYINITPQAANIYSFFRLESLTGAGLPTAELLSVDRIPKPMDAPYFGPDSAAFRFRRLRFLDHQPAALEEIWLDGSVADHIAAEEISESLYHTYQTRFGLWIVRAEDHVTFAPTPPWSVDQFGLRPGETAGYVERIAWANTGAPLEFSRNWYDPSVSRYVARIK is encoded by the coding sequence ATGGCCAATCCAACCCCCTCACCCGGCGCTTTGCCCACCTATGTGCAGATCAGCGAAGCCATCGCGCGCCGCATCACTGCAGGGCAATGGCTTGACGGCGAGCGCTTGCCACCGGAACGGACCATGGCGGCAGAATTTGGCGTGGCTGTGGGCACTCTGCGCAAGGCCTTAAGCCGCCTGCAAGGCCAACAGCTCATTCGCAGCAAACACGGATCAGGGAATTACATAAATATAACGCCGCAAGCCGCTAATATTTATTCATTCTTTAGGCTGGAATCTCTCACTGGGGCCGGCCTTCCGACCGCGGAGCTTTTGTCGGTTGACCGGATTCCAAAACCTATGGATGCGCCATATTTTGGCCCAGATTCAGCCGCTTTTCGCTTCCGCCGCTTGCGGTTTCTCGATCACCAACCCGCCGCCCTTGAAGAGATATGGCTCGACGGTTCAGTGGCCGATCATATCGCCGCTGAAGAGATTTCAGAGTCGCTCTATCATACCTATCAAACCCGTTTTGGACTGTGGATTGTAAGGGCCGAGGATCACGTCACTTTTGCTCCAACACCACCTTGGAGCGTAGATCAATTTGGTCTGCGCCCTGGCGAGACAGCCGGTTATGTCGAAAGAATCGCATGGGCCAATACAGGCGCGCCCCTCGAGTTTTCACGAAACTGGTATGATCCTTCCGTTTCACGCTATGTCGCACGTATCAAGTAA
- a CDS encoding carbohydrate ABC transporter permease — MISSFIVTIPATIIPITIAAFAAYAFAWMQFPGRDWLFVIVVSLMVVPTQLAFLPILQGFSGIASWATALNQWLTDCELTDSCQVASKSFASLWITHTAFGLPLAIYLLRNYIVGLPKELLQSARIDGASHLQIFTRIIVPLSVPALASFSIFQFLWVWNDLIVALYIGPNNSSDLVFPIRLQKQLGTFKDQLHLLNASAVISMIVPVVVFLSMQRYFIRGLLAGSVKGG; from the coding sequence TTGATCTCCTCATTCATTGTCACCATTCCCGCAACGATCATTCCAATCACCATTGCCGCTTTCGCCGCCTATGCGTTTGCTTGGATGCAGTTTCCGGGCCGGGATTGGTTGTTTGTGATTGTGGTCTCACTGATGGTTGTGCCAACGCAATTGGCCTTCCTGCCTATCTTGCAAGGGTTCAGTGGAATTGCCTCTTGGGCCACAGCCTTAAACCAATGGTTGACCGATTGTGAGCTGACCGACAGCTGCCAAGTGGCGTCCAAGTCCTTTGCCAGCCTTTGGATCACCCACACGGCCTTTGGCTTGCCGCTGGCGATTTACCTGCTGCGCAATTACATTGTCGGCCTGCCCAAAGAGCTTTTGCAAAGCGCGCGAATTGATGGCGCGAGCCATTTGCAAATTTTCACGCGGATCATCGTACCGCTTTCTGTGCCGGCTTTGGCCTCTTTCAGCATCTTCCAATTTCTTTGGGTATGGAATGACTTGATCGTGGCTTTGTATATCGGGCCGAACAATTCGTCGGATTTGGTCTTCCCCATTCGGCTGCAAAAACAATTGGGAACCTTCAAAGATCAACTGCATTTGCTAAACGCATCTGCGGTGATTTCCATGATCGTGCCAGTTGTCGTCTTCCTGTCGATGCAGCGGTATTTCATTCGTGGGCTGCTGGCTGGCTCCGTAAAAGGTGGTTGA